Within Thermus sp. CCB_US3_UF1, the genomic segment CGGCCTCGAGGGGCTTCCGCTTATGCCCCTCCTCCAAGACCTTGGCCGCCTCCTCGGCCCGGCCCTTGAGGAGGAGGGCCGAGGCGTAGCGCACCCGTAGGTCCGCATCCGTGGGGGCAAGCTGCAGGGCCCGGGCGTACTGCTCCAAGGCCTCGTCCAGCCGCCCCGCGGCCAGGTAGAGCTCGGCCAAGGCGGCGCGCACCTCCGGGGTGTCCTGCAGGCCCAAGGCCTTCTTAAAGGCCTCCTCCGCCCTGTCCATCTGCCCCAGGAAGGCGTAGACCATGCCCCGCTGGGCGAAGAGGGGGGCGTACCTGGGGTTCACCCGCTCCGCATCCCGCAGGACGGTAAGGGCCTGCTCCAGGAAGGCCCTTCCCTTTTCCCGGTCCTCCGCCGCCCGGTAAAGGGCCACGTAAGCCTCGGAGAGGACCATGTAGCCCCCGATGTACCGGGGGTTGCGGGCCACCAGGCCCTTGGCGTTCTCCAGGGCCGGGTTGAGAAGGCCCACCTTGAGCTGGGCCCGGGCCAGCCAGTACAGGGCGTCCGGGTCCTGGGGCCTCTCCTTGACGGTGCGTTCAAAGAGCTCCAAGGCCGCCTCGTAGCGGCCTAGGGCGTACAGCTGCACCCCCAGCTTCAGGGTGTCCTGGGCCGTGGGGGCCGAAGGGGGGGGTGGGGTCTGGGCCAGGGTGGGAACCGCCAGCAAGCTCAAGGCCAAGAGAAACCAGCGCATATCCTTCCTCCTACAGCACGAACCGCGTGAGATCCGGCGAGGCGAAGACCGAAGCCAACCGCTGCTCCACATAGGCCCGGGTAATCTCCACCCGGCCCAGGTCCGTCTGGAAGCTCACCTCCTCCAGCACCCTTTCCAGCACCGTGGCCAGCCTCCGCGCCCCGATGTCCTCTAGCTCCTGGTTGGCCCTGTGGGCCGCCTCGGCGATGGCCCAAAGGGCGTCCTCATGGAAGAAAAGCTCGGTGCCGTCGGCCCTAAGGAGTTCGGTGTACTGGCGGATGAGGGAGTTCTCGGGCTCTTTGAGGATGCGGAAAAACTCCCCTGGGCCCAAGGGGGAGAGCTCCACCCGGATGGGAAAGCGGCCCTGGAGCTCGGGGATCAGGTCCGAAGGCTTGGCCACGTGGAAGGCCCCGGCGGCGATGAAGAGAACGTGCTCCGTGGAGATGGGACCGATGCGGGTGGAGACCACCGTGCCCTCCACGATGGGCAGGAGGTCCCGTTGCACCCCCTCCCCGGAGACGTCGGGACCCACGGTGCCTTCCCGGCGGGCCACCTTGTCGATCTCGTCAATAAAGACGATCCCCTCCTCCTGGGCGCGGCGCCGGGCCTCTTCCTTCAGCTCCTCCTTGTCAATGAGGCGCTCGGCGTGCTGGTTCTTCAGCACCTCCCGGGCCTCCTTCACCGTCATCCGCTTGCGCACGGGGCGCTTGGGGAGGAGGCCCTTGAGCATCTCCCCCATGCCGCCCATGCCCTCGCCGCCCAGAACCCCCATGAAGGGCAAGGAGAGCTCCTCCTCCACCTGCACCTCCACCGAGAGGCTATCCAGGCGGCCCGAGCGCACCTCGGCCAGGGAGGCCCGGAGGAGGGTGGCCAGCTCCTCCTCGGCCAAGGCCAAGGCCCTGGCCTCCACCTGCTTCTTCATCTCCTCCAGCACCAGCTGGTAGCTGGCCTCGGCCAGGTCGCGCACGATGCTGTCCACGTCCCGGCCCACATAGCCCACCTCGGTGAACTTGGTGGCCTCCACCTTCACGAAGGGGGCCCCCGCCAGACGGGCCAGGCGGCGGGCGATCTCCGTCTTGCCCACCCCCGTGGGGCCGATCATGAGGATGTTCTTGGGGGTAACCTCCCGGGCCACCTCTGGGGGGAGTTTTCTGCGGCGGTAGCGGTTCCTCAGGGCCACCGCCACCGCCTTCTTGGCCTCTTCCTGGCCCACGATGTGCTTGGAAAGCTCGCGGACGATCTCTGCCGGCGTGAGGTTCATGCTTCTCCCAGGGTGAGGACGGTGATCTGGCCCGAGGTGTACAGGTCCACCTCGGCGGCGATGCGCAGGGCCTCCTCGGCGATGGCCTTGGCGGAAAGGCCGGAGTGGCGGTAGAGGGCCTTGGCCGCCGCCAGGGCATAAGGCCCCCCAGAGCCCACCGCCAGGAGGGGTTCCTCGGGGGTGATGACCTCCCCGCTTCCCGAAAGCAGGACCAGGCTGTCCCGGTCAGCGGCGAGGATCATGGCCTGCAGGTGGCGCAACACCCGGTCGGTGCGCCAAAGCTTGGCGGTCTCCACCGCCCCCTTGAGCAGGTTGCCCTTGGCCTCCTTGAGCTTCTCCTCAAAGCGCTCCAAAAGGGCCAGGGCATCGGCCACGCCACCGGCGAAGCCCACCAGGACCCCCTCCCCCACCTCCAGCTTGCGCACCTTCACCGCCCCCCGCTTGAGGACGGTCTGGCCGAAGGTGACCTGGCCATCCCCCGCCAAGGCGGTCACGCCGTCCTTGCGCACGGCCAGGATGGTGGTTCCATGGATCTCCACGCCGCCAAGATACCGCCTAGGCATGAGAACGGCGTTAGCCTAAGAGGGGCCGCGCACACTCCTAGGGTGCAGGCTCCCCTAGACTGAAAGGGTGAAGGCCAAGACCCTAGGCGAGCTGCGCCGTACCTACCCCCTGGAAAGGCTACGGCGCACGGTGAAGGAGGAGGCCCGGGAGAACCTCCGGGAGAAGCTCCGCCGGGGGGAGCGGCTTTTCCCCGGCATCCACGGTTACGAGGACACGGTGATCCCCGCCTTGGTCCAGGCCATCCTGGCCAAGCAGAACTTCATCCTCCTGGGTACCCGGGGCCAGGCCAAAAGCCGGATCCTGCGCAGCCTGGTCAGCCTCCTGGACGAAGCCATCCCCGCCCTGCCCACGGAGCTGCGCGACAACCCCCTTTCCCCCATCTCCCCTGAGGGGAAGCGGCTTTTGGAGGAGGCAGGGGACGAGGCCCCCATCGTCTGGGTGGAGCGGGAGGAGCGGTACGTGGAGAAGCTGGCCACCCCCGACACCACCGTGGCCGACCTCCTGGGGGACATGGACCCCATCAAGGCGGCCCGGCGGGGCACGGGCATGGCGGACCTGGAGAGCATCCACTTTGGCCTCCTGCCGCGGGCCAACCGGGGGATCTTCGCCGTGAACGAGCTGGCCGACCTGGCCCCCAAGGTCCAGGTGGCCCTGTTCAACATCCTCGAGGAAGGCGATGTCCAGATCCGCGGCTACCCCATCAGGCTGCCCCTGGACGTCTGGCTGGTCTTCACCGCCAACCCCCAGGACTACACCGCCCGGGGCCGGATCGTGACCCCCCTGAAGGACCGCATCGGCAGCGAGATCCGCACCCACTACCCGAGGAGCCTGGAAGAGGGCTTGCGCATCAGCGCCCAGGAGGCCTACGTGCCCCAAGGGGTCCTGGTGCCCGAGTGGGTGCGGCTTTCCGTGGAGGCGGTGGCCTTCGCCGCCCGGGAGGACCGCCGGGTGGACCAGACCGCCGGGGTTTCCCAGCGCCTGGCCATCAGCCTCCTGGAGCTGGTGGCGGCCTCGGCGGAAAGGCGGGCCCTTCTCCAGGGCCTCCGCCCCGTGGCCCGGCCCCTGGACCTCTACGCCGGCCTCCCCGCCATCACCGGCAAGCTGGAGCTGGAGTACGAGGGGGAGCTGCAGGGGGCGGAGCGGGTGGCCAAGGAGGTGGTGCAACGGGCCTTCGGCCTGGTCCTCCCCCGCTACCGCCTGAGGACCGAGCCCATCGTGGCCCACTTTGAGGCGGGCAACCTCCTCACCCTGCCCGAGGCGGGCCCCCAAGAAGCCCTGGAGGCCATGGCCGAGGTGCCGGGGCTCCTGGAGGCCGCCCGCACCCTGGCGGGGAGCGAGGAGGCCGAGCTCCTCCTTTCGGCGGGGGAGTTCATCCTGGAAGGCCTGGTGGGGCGGCGCAAACTCTCCCGGGGGGAGGCCAGCTACCAGGCCGCGGACCGGAGCCGGAGCTACGGCAACTAGGAGGGAGGCGTGAAGGCCATCCGCTACGCCCGCTACGAAGGAGGCCTGGAGGAGCTCAGCCCCGAGGAGATCCTCTCCCTCCTGGAGGACTTCCTCCTGGACTCGGGCTTCTCCGACCCCTTCCAGCGCTACGATCCCGACCCCGAGCGCCAGCCAACCCTGGAAGACCTCTATGACGCCCTCCTCCAGGCCCTGTTGCGCAACGAGCTGGTACCCGAGGACTGGCTACGGGAGGCCCGCTTCGCCGAGCGCAAGGAGGAAACCCGGCTCTACCAGGCCATCCAGCAGATGATCCAGAAGCTTAGGGAGGCCGGCTACCTGCGCCTTCCCGAGGAAGACCCCACCCAGCCCGCCTCCGGCGGGTACCGGGGGGAGGCTGGGGAAGCCCGCCTGGAACTCACGGAAAAGGCCTCGGACTTCCTGGGCCTGAAAAGCCTGCGGGAGCTTCTGGGGGCCCTAGGGCGCAACGCCCCCGGCCTCCACCCCACCCCCCACCACGCCCCGGGGGTGGAGAAGACGGGGGAAACCCGGCCCTGGGCCTGGGGGGACCCTTTGGAGCTCAACGTGCCGGAAACCCTGAAGAAGGCCGCGGCCAAGGGGCTGGCCCACCTAAGCCACGAGGACCTGATCATCGATCTGGCCGAGTACACCGCCAGCATGAGCACCGTGGTCCTCCTGGACTGCTCCCACTCCATGATCCTCTACGGGGAGGACCGCTTCACCCCGGCCAAGAAGGTGGCCCTGGCCCTGGCCCACCTCATCCGCACCCAGTACCCGGGGGACCGGGTGCGCTTCGTCCTCTTCCACGACACCGCGGAGGAGATCCCCTTGGCCAAGCTGCCCCTGGCCCAGGTGGGCCCCTACCACACCAACACCAAGGCCGGGCTGGAGCTGGCCCGGACCCTGCTGCGCAAGATGGGGGGGGAGATGAAGCAGATCATCCTCATCACC encodes:
- a CDS encoding tetratricopeptide repeat protein, which codes for MRWFLLALSLLAVPTLAQTPPPPSAPTAQDTLKLGVQLYALGRYEAALELFERTVKERPQDPDALYWLARAQLKVGLLNPALENAKGLVARNPRYIGGYMVLSEAYVALYRAAEDREKGRAFLEQALTVLRDAERVNPRYAPLFAQRGMVYAFLGQMDRAEEAFKKALGLQDTPEVRAALAELYLAAGRLDEALEQYARALQLAPTDADLRVRYASALLLKGRAEEAAKVLEEGHKRKPLEAEGWYTLGQAYLLLNRVKEAGVALENAVALAPLRFPAAYGYLGQVYLALGDFQKAKSRLTVAVRLEPKRAEYRYHLCLANEKLGDKEGARYQCQEALKLRPGYKEAEEVLRRL
- a CDS encoding ATP-dependent protease ATPase subunit HslU translates to MNLTPAEIVRELSKHIVGQEEAKKAVAVALRNRYRRRKLPPEVAREVTPKNILMIGPTGVGKTEIARRLARLAGAPFVKVEATKFTEVGYVGRDVDSIVRDLAEASYQLVLEEMKKQVEARALALAEEELATLLRASLAEVRSGRLDSLSVEVQVEEELSLPFMGVLGGEGMGGMGEMLKGLLPKRPVRKRMTVKEAREVLKNQHAERLIDKEELKEEARRRAQEEGIVFIDEIDKVARREGTVGPDVSGEGVQRDLLPIVEGTVVSTRIGPISTEHVLFIAAGAFHVAKPSDLIPELQGRFPIRVELSPLGPGEFFRILKEPENSLIRQYTELLRADGTELFFHEDALWAIAEAAHRANQELEDIGARRLATVLERVLEEVSFQTDLGRVEITRAYVEQRLASVFASPDLTRFVL
- the hslV gene encoding ATP-dependent protease subunit HslV translates to MPRRYLGGVEIHGTTILAVRKDGVTALAGDGQVTFGQTVLKRGAVKVRKLEVGEGVLVGFAGGVADALALLERFEEKLKEAKGNLLKGAVETAKLWRTDRVLRHLQAMILAADRDSLVLLSGSGEVITPEEPLLAVGSGGPYALAAAKALYRHSGLSAKAIAEEALRIAAEVDLYTSGQITVLTLGEA
- a CDS encoding sigma 54-interacting transcriptional regulator, whose amino-acid sequence is MKAKTLGELRRTYPLERLRRTVKEEARENLREKLRRGERLFPGIHGYEDTVIPALVQAILAKQNFILLGTRGQAKSRILRSLVSLLDEAIPALPTELRDNPLSPISPEGKRLLEEAGDEAPIVWVEREERYVEKLATPDTTVADLLGDMDPIKAARRGTGMADLESIHFGLLPRANRGIFAVNELADLAPKVQVALFNILEEGDVQIRGYPIRLPLDVWLVFTANPQDYTARGRIVTPLKDRIGSEIRTHYPRSLEEGLRISAQEAYVPQGVLVPEWVRLSVEAVAFAAREDRRVDQTAGVSQRLAISLLELVAASAERRALLQGLRPVARPLDLYAGLPAITGKLELEYEGELQGAERVAKEVVQRAFGLVLPRYRLRTEPIVAHFEAGNLLTLPEAGPQEALEAMAEVPGLLEAARTLAGSEEAELLLSAGEFILEGLVGRRKLSRGEASYQAADRSRSYGN
- a CDS encoding VWA domain-containing protein, coding for MKAIRYARYEGGLEELSPEEILSLLEDFLLDSGFSDPFQRYDPDPERQPTLEDLYDALLQALLRNELVPEDWLREARFAERKEETRLYQAIQQMIQKLREAGYLRLPEEDPTQPASGGYRGEAGEARLELTEKASDFLGLKSLRELLGALGRNAPGLHPTPHHAPGVEKTGETRPWAWGDPLELNVPETLKKAAAKGLAHLSHEDLIIDLAEYTASMSTVVLLDCSHSMILYGEDRFTPAKKVALALAHLIRTQYPGDRVRFVLFHDTAEEIPLAKLPLAQVGPYHTNTKAGLELARTLLRKMGGEMKQIILITDGKPSALTLPSGEVYKNAWGLDPLILAETLKEATLARREGIPIHTFMLAREPELLAFVKKLSQITRGKAYLTHPRNIGKYLLLDFLNKKVRAN